The Bacteroidota bacterium sequence CGCTCGGCGGACGCGCCCTGGGACGAGGGCGGCCCAGGGGTCACCGTCATCTCGCTGCGCTGACCGGCAGGCGGGGTCGCACGCAGCGGAACGGTGCTCGCCCCGGAGGGCCATTTCGGTGCAGGACAACGTTTTTTGCCCACCGGACCGGGTTGGACTGCTTTTTGCCGAAACAGCCGGTACCGCAGCCGGTGCGTAATTCGGCGCGGCTTCCTATCTTTTGACACTGGACCGGCTCGACAGGTGCACACCACCTGCCCTCCCATGCGAACAACGCCCCCCACCGTAGTCGTTTTTTTCCTGGCTGTGGGTCTATTCGGTCCCTGCCTCGGGGCCGGCTCCGGGGTGGCGCTCGCCCAGACGGACTCGACGGCGCTCTTGCAGATCGAGCGCGGCTTCCGCTTCGCCGATCCGGAGGTGCTGCTCGATGGAGCCACCGAGCGCGTGGACATCATCATCTTCGGACAGGGGGCGTCGTACAGCCGTGCGCAAGCAGCGTTCGTGCTCAGCGATTTCTTCCGCCGCTACCCGCCTCGCCAGGTGGTGTTCGAGCAGGAAGTCCTAGCGGAGGACCGTCGCTCTATCATCGGGCGGTACTGGGTGACCGGGGGCGGAGACGAGCCTATCGGCGTCTCCATCCGCCTGCGGGCCAGGGACGGCGGGTGGCAACTTCAGGGCATCCGCGTCAACCAGGGCGGGCGGTAGCCGGGCACGTCGGGCGTACCTTTGCCGGTGCTACGGGCATGCCCTCCGTCTTCCCGCCTCCTCCCATGCGAAGCTTCGCACGGTACGCCGCCGTTGCTGTGTTCCTGGCCCTGGTGCTGGCTGGGACGATGGCACTGCGGACGTGGCGCGCGGAGCAGGTAGACGCCCGCGGTGACGCGCTGCAGCGCGAGGCCACCGCGCAGGCCCACCGCGTCGCGGAACGCGAGATGCGTACCCTCGAGGCCGACGTGGTGCGCCGGGCCGAGGCGCTGGCGCGCGATCCGGTCGTGGTGCGCGTGCTCCAGATGGAGGACTGGGAGACCGCCGAGCGGCTCGCCGTGGACCGCTTCGCCGCGCTCGACTTGCCCGACGGCCTGAGCGCGGAACTGTACACGGCAGCCCTGTACCTCATGGCCTGGAACGGGCAGAGCTTTCCGCTCGGCTCGCTCGACGGAGCCTCGTGGCCGCTGGCCGAGCGGCAGGTCGGCACGGTCAGCGACGGGACTGTTCGTCAGGGCCTCGACGTCTGGATTCCGGTGCGGCGGGACGAGCGCGTGCTCGGGGCGGTGCGGCTCACGCAGCTCGTCCGGGCGCGCGTGCCCGTTCGGAACCGCTACCTCCGCGACGTCGACCTGACGGAGGACTGGAAGGCTGCGGCCGGGCTGCCGTTCGAGGTATACCTCGGGGCACAGACATCGGCCTCGGAGGGTGCCCCGCGCCGCGCGGTCCGCAGCCTCGACGGCGCAGTGCTCGCCTACGTCGAGGTGCCGCCACCGGCGGTCCCGGCCCTGCAGGGCGCGGTGCGCAGCGCGATGGACGACATGGTGGCATTCTGGACGGTGCTGCTCGCCGGGTGGGGAATCGCCGGGCTGTGGCTGGTCCACCGGTGGATGGCACGCCGCGCGGAGCGGGTGCGCGGGCAGAGCGCCTGGCGGACGTGGGGGCCCGACGTGGGCGTGCTGCTCGGGATCAGCGCCGCGTGGTGGGGCTGCCGGTACCTCCTGCTCGCGCTCGACGTGCCGGCGCGCTGGCTGGTAGGGTCGAGGCGAAGTCTCGGGGGGTTGGAGAGCGACGTAGCCTTGTTCGACCCGGCGTACCTGGCTTCGGGCGTGGGCGGCGGCGTGCTCGGCTCGGCCGGCGAACTCGTCGTCACCGTGCTCTTCGCGGTTCTCTTCGGCGCGGCGTGGCTGCACGCGGCTGTGCGCGTGCTGCGCTGGCGGCGGCGCGAGGAGCGCACCGAAGTCGGGTCGAGCGGGTCGCTGTTGGGCTGGATGCTCGGCGGGATCGGGGGGGCTGCGCTCAGCCTGGGCATCATCGCCCTCTTCGCCCTCCTCGTGCAGCGGTCGGTGCTCGATGCCGCTCTGCCCTACTTCGACCGGACGGGACCGTTACCCGAGGGGCTTGTCGTGGTGGTGTTCGGAGCGCTGCTCCTGCTGGCGTTTGCGGCGGTCGCTCTCATGTCGGGCCTGGCAGCGTTGGTACGGGTCGGGGGCGGCATCCGGTTTCTGGGTGGGATCGTGCTTGCGGCGTGCGCGCTCGCGGCGGCCTACCGGTGGACGGCGCTCGGCGACCTCGTCCCGTGGTGGTGCGCGGCGGGGTTCTTCGGCGTGGCCGGGTTCAACGCGTGGTGGCTGGAACGGGGGTGGGATGCCTGGGCGGACCCGCTCGCGCTGCGCGGCACCCTCTTCGGAGCCCTGCTGCTGACGGCGCTGACCTACCCCGTGCTCTACGAGGCGGCGGACCAGAAGCAGCGGGCCCGGATCGAGGACGCAGCGCGGGATTTCATCGACGGCGAGGACGCCCGCGTCGCGTTCGCGCTCGAGGGGGTCCTGCTCGACGCCCGCGCCTCCGGCACCGTGCGTGAGGCCCTGCTGAGCGGCACGCCTGGAGGCCCGAGCGCTGA is a genomic window containing:
- a CDS encoding DUF4783 domain-containing protein, which codes for MRTTPPTVVVFFLAVGLFGPCLGAGSGVALAQTDSTALLQIERGFRFADPEVLLDGATERVDIIIFGQGASYSRAQAAFVLSDFFRRYPPRQVVFEQEVLAEDRRSIIGRYWVTGGGDEPIGVSIRLRARDGGWQLQGIRVNQGGR